The Luteolibacter arcticus genome has a window encoding:
- a CDS encoding HvfC/BufC N-terminal domain-containing protein: MKPLEEVQREFFAALQMPLRGTSRRSTELPPNNEGHSPEFLAKAEELMKPGENLSSAERLELYHRQYWFRVLDSVADDFPVLRRMAGEEAFWSMLEAYLQAFPSESFTLRHLGRAVARFVSGWEGLDPVRRRWFAAVAELEYAAMETFESAERQPLPPERIASEALELQPHVRLIEMPVPADLCHTWKSFEPCEEVTTYVAVWRGAKGAHMQRLDPVEYVLLQRLKIGGRLDELFAEPVDPEPTPEEVQRWFAEWQSRGWITARGSEVIELVTQGDDWSGVDKMGSQARAMED; the protein is encoded by the coding sequence ATGAAGCCGCTTGAAGAGGTCCAGCGGGAGTTTTTCGCCGCCCTGCAGATGCCGTTGCGCGGGACGAGTCGCCGCAGCACCGAACTGCCTCCTAACAATGAGGGGCATTCGCCGGAGTTCCTCGCGAAGGCGGAGGAGCTGATGAAGCCGGGCGAGAACTTGTCCTCGGCGGAGCGGCTCGAGCTCTATCACCGGCAGTATTGGTTCCGCGTGCTGGACTCGGTGGCGGACGATTTTCCCGTGCTGAGAAGGATGGCCGGCGAGGAGGCCTTCTGGAGTATGCTGGAGGCCTACTTGCAAGCGTTCCCGTCGGAGAGCTTCACGCTCCGGCATCTGGGGCGGGCGGTGGCGCGGTTTGTCTCCGGCTGGGAAGGCCTCGACCCGGTCCGCCGCCGCTGGTTCGCCGCGGTGGCCGAGCTTGAGTATGCGGCGATGGAGACCTTCGAGTCCGCCGAGCGCCAACCGCTGCCGCCTGAGCGGATTGCTAGCGAGGCGCTGGAACTGCAACCGCACGTGCGGCTGATCGAGATGCCGGTGCCGGCGGATCTTTGCCACACGTGGAAGTCCTTTGAGCCGTGCGAAGAGGTAACGACGTACGTTGCGGTGTGGCGGGGGGCGAAGGGGGCTCACATGCAGCGCCTGGATCCGGTGGAGTATGTCCTCCTCCAGCGATTGAAGATTGGCGGGCGTTTGGATGAGTTGTTCGCCGAACCGGTGGACCCCGAGCCGACGCCTGAAGAGGTGCAGAGATGGTTTGCCGAGTGGCAATCGCGTGGCTGGATCACCGCGCGCGGCAGCGAGGTGATCGAACTTGTGACCCAAGGGGATGATTGGAGCGGGGTGGACAAGATGGGGTCGCAGGCGCGGGCGATGGAGGATTGA
- the bufB gene encoding MNIO family bufferin maturase, whose product MSHPRFTSGVELATGIGLRVPHYNHILSEKPAVGWFEIISENYMVEGGRALAVLERILDQYRVVQHGVGMYPGDAGGVKFDHLRRLKRLVRRTKTPWLSDHLCWGSVDGSMSHDLLPIPFTFEAARKTAENLRITQDFLEVPLAMENVSSYGEFNGNEMTEWEFLAEVAELADVGILLDVNNIYVSSVNNGFDPMAYVNFVPPERVAQIHIAGHSRYERFIVDTHDHPVIDPVWKLYERAIERCGPVATLLEWDGRIPSFDEVWTEAKKSETWRASALAKKEEHEAA is encoded by the coding sequence ATGAGCCATCCCCGGTTTACCTCTGGCGTGGAATTGGCCACGGGCATCGGCCTGCGGGTGCCGCACTACAATCACATCCTTTCCGAAAAGCCGGCGGTCGGGTGGTTCGAGATCATTTCCGAGAACTACATGGTCGAAGGCGGTCGTGCGCTCGCGGTGCTTGAACGGATTCTCGACCAGTACCGTGTGGTCCAGCACGGGGTGGGCATGTATCCGGGTGATGCGGGTGGCGTGAAGTTCGATCACCTGCGCCGGCTCAAGCGGCTGGTGCGGCGGACGAAGACGCCATGGCTCTCCGATCACCTGTGCTGGGGCAGCGTGGATGGCAGCATGAGCCATGACCTGCTGCCGATTCCTTTCACCTTCGAGGCGGCGCGGAAGACGGCCGAGAACCTGCGGATCACGCAGGACTTTCTGGAGGTGCCGCTGGCGATGGAAAACGTCAGCAGCTACGGCGAATTCAATGGCAACGAAATGACCGAGTGGGAATTCCTTGCCGAGGTCGCGGAGCTGGCGGACGTGGGGATCCTGTTAGACGTGAACAACATCTATGTCTCCTCGGTGAACAACGGCTTCGACCCGATGGCGTATGTCAATTTCGTGCCGCCCGAACGCGTGGCGCAGATCCACATCGCCGGGCATTCGCGCTACGAGCGATTCATCGTGGATACCCACGATCATCCGGTCATCGATCCGGTGTGGAAGCTGTACGAACGGGCGATCGAACGCTGCGGCCCGGTGGCGACGTTGTTAGAGTGGGACGGTCGCATCCCGTCCTTTGACGAGGTGTGGACGGAGGCGAAGAAGTCCGAAACGTGGCGTGCCTCGGCATTGGCGAAGAAGGAAGAGCATGAAGCCGCTTGA
- a CDS encoding GNAT family N-acetyltransferase, translating to MVVRPLNSGEVDAVAELIHRATNDWYRKSLGREIFSGRPRDCRIFPETYEALDPGCGLVVELDGKLAGVCFYHPRETHIGLGIMAVAPEFAGQGIARMLVDAVLKESGSLPVRLVSSAMNLDSYSLYTRAGFGPVMAYQDMRMPTDEPLPPLTTTSGTVRAATTADLFPMVDLEEKLAGIRRAKDLAHFIQNPGGHWRTMVHRDSSGKIDGWLSSVDHAGCRMIGPGVMEDDLVALALLHAQLSAPRGGLPVFLVPTHESYMVSELYRWGARNVELHLLQVRGPYTQPTGLVMPSFLPESG from the coding sequence ATGGTCGTGCGTCCTTTGAATTCCGGCGAGGTGGATGCCGTGGCCGAGCTGATCCACCGCGCCACCAACGATTGGTATCGAAAATCCCTCGGTAGGGAGATCTTTAGCGGCCGTCCGCGCGACTGCCGGATTTTCCCCGAGACCTACGAGGCCCTCGATCCCGGCTGCGGCCTGGTCGTCGAGCTAGACGGCAAGCTGGCCGGCGTCTGTTTCTATCACCCCCGCGAGACCCACATCGGGCTCGGCATCATGGCGGTCGCACCGGAATTCGCCGGCCAGGGCATCGCCCGCATGCTGGTGGACGCGGTGCTGAAGGAATCCGGCAGTCTGCCGGTGCGGCTGGTCTCCAGCGCGATGAATCTGGACTCCTATTCCCTCTACACGCGCGCCGGCTTCGGCCCGGTGATGGCCTATCAGGACATGCGCATGCCCACCGATGAACCGCTGCCGCCGCTGACCACCACCAGCGGCACCGTCCGCGCGGCCACCACCGCTGACCTTTTCCCGATGGTGGACCTGGAGGAAAAGCTGGCCGGCATCCGGCGGGCCAAGGACCTCGCCCATTTCATCCAGAATCCCGGCGGCCACTGGCGGACCATGGTCCATCGCGACTCATCGGGGAAAATCGACGGCTGGCTTTCGTCGGTCGACCACGCCGGCTGCCGGATGATCGGCCCGGGAGTGATGGAGGATGACCTCGTCGCCCTCGCCCTCCTCCATGCCCAGCTCTCCGCCCCGCGCGGTGGCTTGCCGGTCTTCCTCGTGCCCACCCACGAGTCCTACATGGTCTCCGAGCTCTACCGCTGGGGCGCGCGCAATGTGGAGCTTCACCTCCTCCAAGTCCGCGGCCCCTACACCCAGCCGACGGGCCTGGTCATGCCGAGTTTCCTGCCGGAGAGCGGCTGA
- a CDS encoding 6-phosphofructokinase yields the protein MTEGLAILTSGGDSAGMNPAVKCAADYAAMRGYKPWLIYNGLRGLIDDKIVESTPQLLSGILHRGGTFLRSSRSQRFFDIEFRRQAFENLQRRGISKLIVIGGDGSFRALNQFYTDFGVPFAGIPATIDNDIAGTDYCLGVDTALNMIRQSVDSIRDTATSFSRAFVIEVMGRHCGYLAMVSALACGAELCLTTEIPYDLEKIGAKLKHEIKHEGRDHIIAIVAEGTKMAEYTTRYINDAIGMEARLTVLGHVQRGGSPTVHDRIMAYKFAIAAVDSLHAGQTNAIMVYRDGTFGNLPIHTVVDSKYQIDPSILRLCAPLCA from the coding sequence ATGACCGAAGGCTTAGCGATTCTCACTTCCGGCGGCGATTCGGCCGGCATGAACCCCGCCGTCAAATGTGCCGCCGACTATGCCGCGATGCGCGGCTACAAGCCGTGGCTCATCTACAACGGCCTGCGCGGACTCATCGACGACAAGATCGTCGAATCCACGCCCCAGCTTCTCTCCGGGATCCTCCATCGCGGTGGGACGTTCCTGCGTTCGTCCCGCTCGCAGCGTTTCTTCGATATCGAGTTCCGCCGCCAGGCCTTTGAAAACCTCCAGCGGCGTGGCATTTCCAAGCTCATCGTGATCGGCGGCGACGGTTCGTTCCGCGCGCTCAACCAGTTCTACACCGACTTCGGCGTTCCCTTCGCCGGGATTCCGGCCACCATCGACAATGACATCGCGGGCACCGACTACTGCCTCGGCGTGGATACGGCGCTGAACATGATCCGCCAGTCGGTGGACTCGATCCGCGATACCGCCACCTCGTTCTCGCGCGCCTTCGTCATCGAGGTGATGGGCCGCCACTGCGGGTATCTCGCCATGGTCAGCGCGCTGGCCTGCGGCGCGGAGCTGTGCCTGACGACGGAGATCCCTTACGACCTCGAAAAGATCGGCGCCAAGCTGAAGCACGAGATCAAGCACGAGGGCCGCGACCACATCATCGCGATCGTGGCGGAAGGGACCAAGATGGCCGAATACACCACGCGCTACATCAATGACGCGATCGGCATGGAGGCCCGGCTGACCGTGCTCGGCCACGTCCAGCGCGGCGGCTCGCCGACGGTTCACGACCGGATCATGGCCTACAAGTTCGCCATCGCTGCGGTGGACTCGCTCCATGCGGGCCAGACCAATGCGATCATGGTCTATCGCGATGGAACCTTCGGCAACCTGCCGATTCACACGGTGGTGGATTCGAAATACCAGATCGATCCCTCGATCCTGAGGCTCTGCGCGCCACTGTGCGCGTAA
- a CDS encoding DUF1328 domain-containing protein yields the protein MLHWTITFLILALVAGLLGFTGIAGASSQIAQILFILFLVLLVVSFLKGGVRGKTH from the coding sequence ATGCTTCACTGGACCATCACCTTTCTGATCCTCGCTCTAGTCGCGGGTCTGCTCGGCTTCACGGGCATCGCAGGTGCTTCCTCGCAGATCGCCCAGATCCTTTTCATCCTTTTCCTGGTGTTGCTGGTGGTGTCGTTCCTGAAGGGCGGGGTTCGAGGGAAGACCCACTAA
- a CDS encoding lipid A deacylase LpxR family protein: MKWKTRSLCASRVVALAALVALFSAGSARADRDSPLPDWGEGYLTFYLDNDLFANTDRDYTNGSRLSWISSNRDMKDLGSVQRMLRRLSGDADSFGIFQKATGFEDPADIQYNYGFSLTQLMFTPERAAPYVQPPGERRYAGWSALGFSLHAKDDSVLNSVELLFGTIGSNSLAENTQDFVHSIRGIDKFNGWDSQIPNEFTADLSFVQKRRSDLLKRDHGLIRMDGLTEWGGRLGTFRTAAHVGGFFRAGYHLPPDFSDPRLSELAYSNLYFDSDDPYPGHWSVYVLFGATGRAVAYDATLDGPMFHSFETGSTRKPWVAEVFCGGGLRYRQAELSYVHTWRSQEYEQQRDGVADFGSVAVRLRF; this comes from the coding sequence ATGAAGTGGAAAACCCGGTCCCTCTGCGCGAGCCGCGTCGTCGCGCTGGCTGCGCTGGTTGCTCTTTTCTCCGCCGGCAGCGCCCGGGCCGACCGCGACAGCCCTCTTCCCGACTGGGGCGAAGGGTATCTGACCTTCTACCTGGACAACGACCTCTTCGCGAACACCGACCGCGACTACACGAATGGCTCCCGGCTCTCGTGGATTTCCTCGAACCGCGACATGAAGGACCTCGGCTCGGTCCAGCGGATGCTGCGGCGGCTGTCCGGCGACGCCGACAGCTTCGGGATCTTCCAGAAGGCCACCGGCTTCGAGGATCCGGCGGACATCCAGTACAACTACGGCTTCTCGCTGACCCAACTGATGTTCACCCCGGAGCGGGCTGCGCCGTACGTCCAGCCGCCCGGCGAACGCCGCTACGCCGGCTGGTCGGCGCTCGGATTCTCGCTGCACGCGAAGGACGACTCGGTGCTGAACTCGGTGGAGCTCCTGTTCGGTACCATCGGCTCGAATTCCTTGGCGGAGAACACCCAGGACTTCGTCCACAGCATCCGCGGCATCGACAAGTTCAACGGCTGGGATTCTCAGATCCCGAATGAATTCACCGCCGACCTGAGCTTTGTGCAAAAGCGCCGCTCCGACCTGTTGAAGCGCGACCACGGGCTCATCCGCATGGACGGCCTCACCGAGTGGGGCGGCCGGCTCGGCACCTTCCGGACTGCCGCACACGTCGGTGGATTCTTCCGCGCCGGCTACCACCTGCCGCCCGACTTTTCCGATCCGCGGCTGTCCGAACTGGCCTACTCGAATCTCTACTTCGACTCCGACGATCCGTATCCCGGCCATTGGTCGGTGTATGTGCTGTTCGGTGCCACCGGCCGGGCGGTCGCCTACGACGCCACGCTGGACGGGCCGATGTTCCACTCCTTTGAGACCGGAAGCACCCGCAAGCCCTGGGTCGCAGAGGTCTTCTGCGGCGGCGGCCTGCGCTACCGGCAGGCGGAATTGAGCTACGTCCACACCTGGCGCTCGCAGGAGTATGAACAGCAGCGCGACGGCGTGGCGGACTTCGGCTCGGTTGCCGTGCGACTGAGATTCTGA